A window of the Streptomyces albireticuli genome harbors these coding sequences:
- a CDS encoding cobyric acid synthase, which translates to MGGGLLVAGTTSDAGKSVVTAGICRWLVRKGVKVAPFKAQNMSLNSFVTREGAEIGRAQAMQAAAARVEPTALMNPVLLKPGSDRSSQVVLLGKPVGELSARGYFGGPGRPDGGSSLYAGRREQLLGTVTECLEELRRTHDAVICEGAGSPAEINLRRTDIVNMGIARAARLPVVVVGDIDRGGVFASFFGTTALLSRADQELIAGYMVNKFRGDVSLLEPGLDMLRDLTGRPTVGVLPFAHGLGIDEEDGLRVSLRGAVRESVVAPPHGADVLRVAVCAVPLMSNFTDVDALAAEPGVVVRFVDRPEELTDADLVIVPGTRGTVRALAWLRERGLADALVRRAAEGRPVLGICGGFQVLGERIEDEVESRAGTVPGLGLLPVRVRFAREKTLARPVGEALGERVEGYEIHHGVAEVLGGDEPFLDGCRSGAVWGTHWHGSLESDGFRRAFLRRVAEAAGRAFVPAPDTSFGALREEQLDRLGDLIEEHADTDALLRLIEDGVPKGLPFLPPGAPSLPARREHGPDRDGPLAPARAGRGDTPPGPAATDVPGRTDSLEGGNA; encoded by the coding sequence CTGGGCGGAGGCCTGCTGGTGGCCGGGACCACCTCGGACGCGGGCAAGAGCGTGGTCACCGCCGGCATCTGCCGCTGGCTGGTCCGCAAAGGCGTCAAGGTCGCGCCGTTCAAGGCGCAGAACATGTCGCTGAACTCGTTCGTGACCCGCGAGGGCGCGGAGATAGGCCGCGCGCAGGCGATGCAGGCCGCGGCCGCCCGCGTCGAGCCGACGGCGCTCATGAACCCCGTCCTGCTCAAGCCCGGCAGCGACCGCAGCAGCCAGGTGGTGCTGCTGGGCAAGCCCGTCGGCGAGCTGAGCGCCCGGGGGTATTTCGGGGGGCCCGGGAGGCCGGACGGCGGCTCCTCCCTGTACGCGGGGCGGCGCGAGCAGCTGCTCGGCACGGTGACGGAGTGCCTGGAGGAGCTGCGGCGCACCCACGACGCGGTGATCTGCGAGGGCGCGGGCAGCCCCGCCGAGATCAACCTGCGGCGCACCGACATCGTCAACATGGGCATCGCGCGGGCCGCGCGGCTGCCCGTCGTCGTGGTCGGCGACATCGACCGGGGCGGCGTCTTCGCGTCCTTCTTCGGCACGACGGCGCTGCTGTCCCGGGCGGACCAGGAGCTGATAGCGGGCTACATGGTCAACAAGTTCCGGGGCGACGTGTCGCTGCTGGAGCCGGGCCTGGACATGCTGCGCGACCTGACCGGCCGCCCGACGGTCGGCGTGCTGCCGTTCGCGCACGGGCTCGGCATCGACGAGGAGGACGGGCTGCGCGTCTCCCTGCGCGGCGCGGTCCGCGAGTCGGTGGTCGCGCCGCCGCACGGCGCCGACGTCCTGCGCGTCGCGGTCTGCGCGGTGCCGCTGATGTCGAACTTCACGGACGTCGACGCGCTGGCCGCCGAACCCGGCGTCGTCGTGCGCTTCGTGGACCGGCCGGAGGAGCTCACCGACGCGGACCTGGTGATCGTGCCGGGCACCCGCGGCACGGTGCGGGCGCTGGCGTGGCTGCGCGAGCGCGGCCTCGCCGACGCGCTCGTACGCCGCGCGGCGGAGGGCCGCCCGGTGCTGGGCATCTGCGGCGGCTTCCAGGTGCTGGGCGAGCGCATCGAGGACGAGGTCGAGTCGAGGGCCGGCACGGTGCCGGGCCTCGGTCTGCTGCCGGTGCGGGTGCGGTTCGCCCGCGAGAAGACGCTGGCCCGGCCGGTCGGTGAGGCGCTGGGCGAGCGCGTCGAGGGCTACGAGATCCATCACGGTGTCGCGGAGGTCCTCGGCGGCGACGAGCCGTTCCTGGACGGCTGCCGGTCGGGCGCGGTGTGGGGCACGCACTGGCACGGCTCGCTGGAGAGCGACGGCTTCCGGCGGGCGTTCCTGCGCCGGGTCGCGGAGGCGGCGGGCCGGGCGTTCGTCCCGGCGCCGGACACGTCGTTCGGGGCGCTGCGCGAGGAACAGCTGGACCGGCTGGGCGACCTGATCGAGGAACACGCGGACACGGACGCGCTGCTGCGGCTGATCGAGGACGGGGTGCCGAAGGGGCTGCCGTTCCTACCGCCGGGGGCGCCGTCCCTGCCCGCGCGGCGGGAACACGGCCCGGACCGTGACGGTCCGCTCGCCCCCGCCCGCGCCGGGCGCGGTGACACGCCGCCGGGTCCGGCGGCCACCGACGTGCCCGGTCGAACCGATTCCCTCGAAGGGGGTAACGCCTGA
- a CDS encoding cobalamin biosynthesis protein codes for MHADHLGFACGAALGFLGDLALGDPRRGHPVAAFGKAAHAVEERLWRDHRGYGALHTLLCAGGTVAGAALLTRALRPSRRARVALTAAATWAVLGGTSLGREARAVGGALEAGDLEVARERLPHLCGRDPQALDGPQIARAVVESVAENTSDAVVGALVWGAVAGVPGLAGFRAVNTLDAMVGHKSPRHRRFGWASARLDDVVGWPGARLTAALTVLAGPDRRGAWRVARRDAGRHPSPNAGPVEAAFAGALGVRLGGTLAYAGRVEHRPVLGGENRPVEVADIERAVRLSRRVSLLALGTAIAARTVGSLCSRAITSRSTSRRSSR; via the coding sequence TTGCACGCCGATCACCTCGGTTTCGCGTGCGGCGCCGCGCTCGGCTTCCTCGGCGACCTCGCCCTCGGCGACCCCCGCCGCGGCCACCCCGTGGCCGCCTTCGGGAAGGCCGCGCACGCCGTCGAGGAGCGCCTGTGGCGCGACCACCGCGGCTACGGCGCCCTGCACACCCTGCTCTGCGCGGGCGGCACCGTGGCCGGCGCCGCGCTGCTGACCCGCGCCCTGCGCCCCTCCCGCCGCGCCCGCGTGGCCCTGACCGCCGCCGCCACCTGGGCGGTGCTCGGCGGCACCTCCCTGGGCCGTGAGGCGCGCGCCGTCGGCGGCGCGCTGGAGGCCGGCGACCTGGAGGTCGCCCGGGAGCGGCTGCCCCACCTGTGCGGGCGCGACCCGCAGGCGCTGGACGGCCCGCAGATCGCGCGCGCGGTCGTGGAGTCCGTCGCCGAGAACACCTCCGACGCCGTCGTGGGCGCCCTCGTCTGGGGCGCCGTCGCGGGCGTACCGGGCCTGGCCGGCTTCCGGGCCGTGAACACCCTGGACGCGATGGTCGGCCACAAGTCGCCGCGCCACCGGCGGTTCGGCTGGGCCTCCGCCCGGCTGGACGACGTCGTCGGCTGGCCGGGCGCCCGGCTCACCGCCGCCCTGACCGTCCTCGCCGGCCCCGACCGGCGCGGCGCCTGGCGGGTGGCCCGCCGGGACGCGGGCCGGCACCCGAGCCCGAACGCCGGCCCGGTGGAGGCCGCCTTCGCCGGAGCCCTCGGCGTCCGCCTCGGCGGCACCCTCGCCTACGCGGGCCGCGTCGAGCACCGGCCCGTGCTCGGCGGCGAGAACCGCCCGGTGGAGGTCGCGGACATCGAACGCGCGGTGCGCCTCTCGCGCCGGGTGTCGCTGCTGGCCCTGGGCACCGCGATAGCGGCGCGCACGGTGGGCAGCCTTTGCAGCAGGGCCATCACGTCCAGGAGCACGTCCAGGAGGAGCAGCCGGTGA
- a CDS encoding inorganic phosphate transporter: MEHITLLIGIVIVTALVFDFTNGFHDTANAMATTISTGALKPKTAVAMSAALNLVGAFLSVEVAKTISGGIIDETAGIRPEVIFAGLIGAIVWNLLTWLAGLPSSSSHALFGGLIGATIVSVGFDAVNADKVVMKVLIPAVAAPLVAGLAATLATRLTYRLAKGRDEKETAKGYRTGQIASAALVSLAHGTNDAQKTMGVITLALVAGGVVAPHSDPPMWVIVSAGLAIAAGTYLGGWRIIQTLGKGLTDIKPAQGFAAQTGAATVILASSHIGFALSTTQVCSGSIMGAGLGRKGGVVRWSTAGRMVLAWGLTLPAAGLVAGGAALLADQGDWGVATVAVLGVAVSAGIWLASRRKPVTHDNVNEIDAPEPASAEPAGVVTAALQAVAPPLAGPLSPVAAVAPEAGRAPAAAAS; this comes from the coding sequence ATGGAACACATCACGCTTCTCATCGGGATCGTGATCGTCACGGCCTTGGTGTTCGACTTTACGAACGGCTTCCACGACACGGCCAACGCCATGGCCACCACCATCTCCACCGGGGCCCTCAAGCCCAAGACCGCGGTGGCCATGTCTGCGGCGCTGAACCTCGTCGGCGCGTTCCTCTCCGTCGAGGTGGCCAAGACCATCTCCGGCGGGATCATCGACGAGACCGCGGGCATCAGACCTGAAGTGATCTTCGCGGGACTGATCGGTGCCATCGTCTGGAATCTGCTGACCTGGCTGGCCGGCCTCCCCTCGAGTTCCTCGCACGCCCTCTTCGGCGGCCTGATCGGCGCGACCATCGTCTCGGTGGGCTTCGACGCGGTCAACGCCGACAAGGTCGTCATGAAGGTCCTCATCCCGGCGGTCGCCGCCCCGCTGGTGGCCGGTCTGGCCGCCACCCTGGCGACCCGGCTCACCTACCGCCTGGCCAAGGGCCGGGACGAGAAGGAGACCGCCAAGGGCTACCGCACCGGGCAGATCGCCTCGGCCGCCCTGGTCTCCCTCGCCCACGGCACCAACGACGCCCAGAAGACGATGGGCGTGATCACCCTCGCGCTGGTCGCCGGCGGCGTCGTCGCCCCGCACTCCGACCCGCCGATGTGGGTCATCGTCTCCGCGGGCCTGGCCATCGCGGCCGGTACGTACCTCGGCGGCTGGCGCATCATCCAGACGCTCGGCAAGGGCCTCACCGACATCAAGCCCGCGCAGGGCTTCGCCGCCCAGACCGGCGCCGCGACGGTGATCCTCGCCTCCTCGCACATCGGCTTCGCGCTCTCCACCACCCAGGTCTGCTCCGGCTCGATCATGGGCGCCGGCCTCGGCCGCAAGGGCGGCGTGGTCCGCTGGTCGACCGCCGGCCGCATGGTCCTGGCCTGGGGCCTGACGCTGCCGGCCGCGGGTCTGGTCGCCGGTGGCGCGGCCCTCCTGGCCGACCAGGGCGACTGGGGCGTCGCCACCGTCGCCGTCCTCGGCGTGGCCGTCTCCGCCGGCATCTGGCTGGCCTCGCGCCGCAAGCCGGTCACCCACGACAACGTCAACGAGATCGACGCCCCGGAGCCCGCGTCCGCCGAGCCGGCCGGTGTCGTCACCGCCGCGCTCCAGGCCGTCGCCCCGCCATTGGCCGGCCCCCTCTCCCCCGTGGCCGCCGTGGCCCCCGAAGCCGGGCGCGCACCCGCCGCCGCGGCGAGCTAA
- a CDS encoding class II aldolase/adducin family protein, with translation MEDRESVRTAWAEVLATARRTVADGLVVGTSGNVSARVGDLVLVTPSGIPYDRLGPGDAVAVDLAGRQVLGGLPPTSELPMHLAVYRSTDAGAVVHTHAVHATAVSTLVDELPPVHYLTGLLGGPVRVAEYALYGSDELAANMLRALDGRSGCLLRNHGTVTYGTGLDQAYDRTAQLEWMCRLWLTASGVPGRTPSLLTPDELDAAAEKLRGYGRSRG, from the coding sequence ATGGAAGATCGGGAAAGCGTACGGACCGCGTGGGCGGAGGTCCTGGCCACGGCACGGCGCACCGTCGCCGACGGGCTGGTCGTCGGCACCTCGGGCAATGTGTCCGCGCGGGTCGGCGACCTGGTGCTGGTGACCCCTAGCGGAATCCCGTACGACCGGCTCGGACCCGGGGACGCGGTCGCCGTCGACCTGGCCGGCCGGCAGGTCCTCGGCGGGCTCCCGCCCACCAGTGAGCTGCCGATGCACCTCGCCGTCTACCGCTCCACGGACGCCGGCGCCGTCGTCCACACCCACGCCGTCCACGCGACGGCCGTCTCCACCCTCGTCGACGAGCTGCCCCCGGTCCACTACCTGACCGGGCTGCTCGGCGGCCCGGTGAGAGTCGCCGAGTACGCCCTCTACGGCAGCGACGAACTGGCCGCGAACATGCTGCGGGCGCTCGACGGCCGTAGCGGATGCCTGCTGCGGAACCACGGCACGGTGACATATGGCACAGGCCTCGACCAGGCCTACGACCGCACCGCGCAACTGGAGTGGATGTGCCGGCTCTGGCTCACGGCCTCCGGCGTCCCGGGGCGTACGCCCTCGCTGCTCACGCCGGATGAGCTGGACGCGGCGGCGGAGAAGCTCCGCGGCTACGGGAGGTCGCGCGGGTAG
- a CDS encoding alpha/beta hydrolase, with translation MRVRPVAATAVTTLVGAGAAAVAAGRYASDVALRPVPGRPLPGEPALTVHAVDGDRVTLTRSIAALRRGTYGLTARGLHAVVGPVVEGAPHPADCVVRRLERVTHGVLEPGARVWLTPQVHLGNPRDALGLDHADVAVPGELGPLPAWFVPGDRDTWVITVHGLGTTREHPMVVMPFLHRQRLPVLDLGYRGDPGAPRSPDGIGRFGAAEWRDLDAAIRYAVRYGARHVVLHGWSTGATMALLAASESGVRDRVGGLVLDSPVLDWPATLRALAAARRLPAALVPLAVRAAQGRTGLDPDALARAVDPARPDVPTLIVHGPDDTLAPWHASRELAARRPGLIHLHAVRHAPHAAMWNAHPAGYEESLRRFLIPLM, from the coding sequence ATGCGTGTACGTCCAGTGGCGGCCACGGCCGTCACCACCCTCGTAGGTGCCGGAGCGGCCGCGGTGGCGGCCGGACGGTACGCGAGCGACGTGGCCCTGCGCCCCGTCCCCGGCCGCCCGCTCCCCGGCGAGCCGGCGCTCACGGTCCACGCCGTCGACGGCGACCGCGTCACCCTCACCCGCTCGATCGCCGCGCTGCGGCGCGGCACCTACGGCCTGACCGCGCGCGGCCTGCACGCCGTCGTCGGCCCCGTCGTCGAGGGCGCCCCGCACCCCGCCGACTGCGTCGTGCGCCGCCTGGAGCGCGTCACCCACGGCGTCCTGGAGCCCGGCGCCAGGGTGTGGCTCACGCCGCAGGTCCACCTCGGCAACCCGCGTGACGCCCTCGGCCTCGACCACGCCGACGTCGCCGTCCCCGGCGAGCTGGGGCCCCTGCCCGCCTGGTTCGTCCCCGGCGACCGCGACACCTGGGTGATCACCGTGCACGGCCTGGGCACCACCCGGGAGCACCCCATGGTCGTCATGCCCTTCCTGCACCGGCAGCGGCTCCCCGTCCTCGACCTCGGCTACCGCGGCGACCCGGGCGCGCCCCGGTCGCCGGACGGCATCGGCCGCTTCGGCGCCGCGGAGTGGCGCGACCTCGACGCCGCCATCCGCTACGCCGTGCGCTACGGCGCCCGCCACGTCGTCCTGCACGGCTGGTCCACCGGCGCCACCATGGCCCTCCTCGCGGCCTCGGAATCCGGTGTGCGCGACCGCGTCGGCGGCCTCGTCCTCGACTCCCCGGTCCTCGACTGGCCCGCCACGCTGCGCGCCCTCGCCGCCGCCCGCCGGCTGCCCGCCGCGCTGGTCCCGCTCGCCGTCCGCGCCGCGCAGGGCAGGACGGGCCTGGACCCCGACGCCCTCGCCCGCGCCGTCGACCCGGCGCGCCCCGACGTGCCGACCCTGATCGTGCACGGCCCCGACGACACCCTCGCGCCCTGGCACGCCTCCCGCGAACTCGCCGCCCGCCGCCCCGGTCTGATCCACCTGCACGCCGTCCGGCACGCCCCCCACGCCGCGATGTGGAATGCCCACCCGGCCGGTTACGAGGAGTCCCTGCGCCGATTCCTCATACCGCTGATGTGA
- a CDS encoding VOC family protein: protein MADTHAGPPSLYPTLLYRDPKAAIKQLTKAFGFTQAALYESEDGTVLHAELAFGNGMVMLGSKGRVGVFAEAMADNGPTGVYAVVADVDAHHRRAAEYGVEILMPPTDQDYGSRDYMARDLEGNVWSFGTYVPGG from the coding sequence ATGGCAGACACCCACGCGGGACCGCCCTCCCTCTACCCCACGCTGCTCTACCGCGACCCCAAGGCGGCCATCAAGCAGCTCACCAAGGCCTTCGGCTTCACACAGGCCGCGCTGTACGAGTCCGAGGACGGCACCGTCCTGCACGCCGAGCTCGCCTTCGGCAACGGCATGGTGATGCTCGGCTCGAAGGGCCGGGTCGGGGTGTTCGCCGAGGCGATGGCGGACAACGGGCCGACGGGCGTCTACGCGGTCGTGGCGGACGTGGACGCGCACCACCGCCGGGCGGCGGAGTACGGGGTGGAGATCCTGATGCCGCCGACGGACCAGGACTACGGCTCGCGGGACTACATGGCGCGGGATCTGGAGGGCAACGTGTGGAGCTTCGGGACGTACGTGCCCGGCGGGTGA
- a CDS encoding neutral zinc metallopeptidase, whose translation MQFDDDADLDTSQVQDSRGSRIPGGGVTIGGGIVGLVALVLGLFFGIGPQELGLSSGPAPAATSSTDAQVSQHCRTGRDANTREDCRIVAVVNSAQSFWSQEFARRSRAYTPASTVFFTGRVNTGCGAATSAVGPFYCPADRKVYLDLGFFDELKSKFGASGGPFAQAYVVAHEYGHHVQNLLGTLGRSQDRRTGADSNAVKVELQADCYAGVWARHATTTPEKSTGRPLLKELTQADIDDGLSAAAAVGDDRIQEKFQGRVTPESWTHGSAAQRQQWFGTGFRTGDVARCDTFR comes from the coding sequence ATGCAGTTCGACGACGACGCGGACCTGGACACCTCGCAGGTGCAGGACTCCCGGGGCAGCCGCATCCCGGGCGGCGGGGTGACCATCGGCGGCGGCATCGTGGGCCTGGTCGCACTGGTGCTCGGACTGTTCTTCGGGATCGGCCCGCAGGAGCTCGGGCTGAGCTCCGGGCCCGCCCCCGCGGCGACCTCCAGCACGGACGCGCAGGTCTCCCAGCACTGCCGCACCGGCCGGGACGCCAACACCCGCGAGGACTGCCGGATCGTCGCCGTGGTCAACAGCGCCCAGTCGTTCTGGAGCCAGGAGTTCGCCCGCCGCTCCCGCGCCTACACCCCGGCCTCCACGGTCTTCTTCACCGGGCGGGTGAACACCGGCTGCGGCGCCGCCACCTCGGCCGTCGGGCCGTTCTACTGCCCGGCCGACCGGAAGGTCTATCTGGACCTGGGCTTCTTCGACGAGCTCAAGAGCAAGTTCGGCGCGAGCGGCGGCCCCTTCGCACAGGCGTACGTCGTCGCCCACGAGTACGGGCACCACGTCCAGAACCTGCTGGGCACGCTCGGCCGCTCCCAGGACCGGCGCACCGGCGCCGACAGCAACGCCGTGAAGGTCGAGCTCCAGGCCGACTGCTACGCCGGGGTCTGGGCCCGGCACGCCACCACGACCCCGGAGAAGTCCACCGGCCGGCCGCTGCTCAAGGAGCTGACGCAGGCCGACATCGACGACGGGCTGTCAGCCGCAGCGGCGGTCGGCGACGACCGGATCCAGGAGAAGTTCCAGGGCCGTGTCACCCCGGAGAGCTGGACGCACGGCTCGGCCGCGCAGCGGCAGCAGTGGTTCGGCACCGGTTTCCGCACGGGCGACGTGGCGCGGTGCGACACGTTCCGCTGA
- a CDS encoding ABC-F family ATP-binding cassette domain-containing protein — MITASGIELRAGARVLIESASFRIARGDRIGLVGRNGAGKTTLTKCLAGQGMPAGGTISRSGEVGYLPQDPRTGDLDVLARDRILSARGLDTVLRKMRENEERMANGKGATREKAMKKYERLETEFLTKGGYAAEAEAATIAASLGLPDRILGQPLHTLSGGQRRRVELARILFSDADILLLDEPTNHLDADSIAWLRDYLKTYRGGFIVISHDVDLVETVVNKVFYLDANRAQIDVYNMGWKLYQQQREADEKRRKRERQNAEKKAAALNSQADKMRAKATKTVAAQNMAKRAERLLKGLDEVRVSDKVAKLRFPDPAPCGKTPLTAEGLSKSYGSLEIFTDVDLAIDKGSRVVILGLNGAGKTTLLRLLAGAEKPDTGEVTPGHGLKLGYYAQEHETLDPDRTVLENMRSSAPDLDLVEVRKTLGSFLFSGDDVDKPAGVLSGGEKTRLALATLVVSSANVLLLDEPTNNLDPASREEILGALRTYKGAVVLVTHDEGAVDALEPERIILLPDGVEDLWGPDYADLVALA; from the coding sequence GTGATCACCGCCTCCGGCATCGAGCTGCGCGCCGGCGCCCGTGTCCTCATCGAGTCCGCGTCCTTCCGTATCGCCAGGGGCGACCGCATCGGCCTCGTCGGCCGCAACGGCGCGGGCAAGACCACCCTCACCAAGTGCCTCGCCGGCCAGGGCATGCCCGCGGGCGGCACCATCAGCCGCTCCGGTGAGGTCGGCTACCTCCCGCAGGACCCGCGCACCGGCGACCTCGACGTCCTGGCGCGCGACCGCATCCTCTCCGCCCGCGGCCTCGACACGGTCCTCCGCAAGATGCGGGAGAACGAGGAGCGCATGGCCAACGGCAAGGGCGCCACGCGCGAGAAGGCCATGAAGAAGTACGAGCGCCTGGAGACGGAGTTCCTGACCAAGGGCGGTTACGCCGCCGAGGCGGAGGCCGCGACCATCGCCGCCAGCCTCGGCCTGCCGGACCGCATCCTCGGCCAGCCCCTGCACACCCTCTCCGGCGGTCAGCGCCGCCGCGTCGAGCTGGCCCGGATCCTCTTCTCCGACGCCGACATCCTGCTCCTCGACGAGCCGACCAACCACCTCGACGCCGACTCCATCGCCTGGCTGCGCGACTACCTCAAGACGTACCGCGGCGGCTTCATCGTGATCTCCCACGACGTGGACCTCGTCGAGACGGTCGTCAACAAGGTCTTCTACCTGGACGCCAACCGCGCCCAGATCGACGTCTACAACATGGGCTGGAAGCTCTACCAGCAGCAGCGCGAGGCCGACGAGAAGCGCCGCAAGCGCGAGCGGCAGAACGCCGAGAAGAAGGCCGCGGCCCTCAATTCGCAGGCCGACAAGATGCGCGCCAAGGCCACCAAGACCGTGGCCGCGCAGAACATGGCCAAGCGCGCCGAGCGGCTGCTCAAGGGCCTGGACGAGGTCCGCGTCTCCGACAAGGTCGCCAAGCTGCGCTTCCCGGATCCCGCGCCCTGCGGCAAGACGCCGCTCACCGCCGAGGGCCTGTCGAAGTCCTACGGCTCGCTGGAGATCTTCACCGACGTCGACCTGGCGATCGACAAGGGCTCGCGCGTCGTCATCCTCGGCCTCAACGGCGCCGGCAAGACCACGCTGCTGCGCCTCCTCGCGGGTGCCGAGAAGCCCGACACCGGTGAGGTCACCCCCGGTCACGGCCTCAAGCTCGGCTACTACGCGCAGGAGCACGAGACGCTCGACCCGGACCGCACGGTCCTGGAGAACATGCGCTCCTCGGCGCCCGACCTCGACCTGGTCGAGGTCCGCAAGACGCTGGGCTCCTTCCTGTTCTCCGGCGACGACGTGGACAAGCCGGCGGGCGTGCTCTCCGGTGGCGAGAAGACCCGCCTGGCGCTGGCGACGCTCGTCGTCTCCTCCGCCAACGTCCTGCTCCTCGACGAGCCGACGAACAACCTCGACCCGGCCAGCCGCGAGGAGATCCTCGGCGCGCTGCGCACGTACAAGGGCGCCGTGGTGCTGGTGACGCACGACGAGGGCGCGGTCGACGCGCTGGAGCCCGAGCGGATCATCCTGCTCCCGGACGGCGTCGAGGACCTCTGGGGCCCGGACTACGCGGACCTGGTCGCCCTGGCCTGA
- a CDS encoding helix-turn-helix domain-containing protein: protein MAETLKKGSRVTGAAREKLAADLKKKYDSGASIRALAEETGRSYGFVHRMLSESGVILRGRGGATRGKKAASA, encoded by the coding sequence GTGGCCGAGACTCTGAAGAAGGGCAGCCGGGTAACCGGCGCCGCGCGCGAAAAGCTCGCGGCAGACCTGAAGAAGAAGTACGACTCCGGTGCGAGCATCAGGGCGCTGGCCGAAGAGACCGGCCGCTCCTACGGCTTCGTCCACCGGATGCTGAGCGAGTCCGGCGTGATCCTTCGTGGTCGCGGCGGAGCGACGCGCGGCAAGAAGGCCGCCTCGGCCTGA
- a CDS encoding enoyl-CoA hydratase/isomerase family protein produces the protein MTARKTLLDQDGVQLTVEEAVATVTLTNPAKRNAQSPALWRALAEAGRLLPGSVRVVLLRGEGKSFSAGLDRQAFTPEGFEGEPSFLDLARGTDEALDAEIATYQEAFTWWRRNDIISIAAVQGHAIGAGFQLALACDLRVCAEDAQFAMRETSLGLVPDLTGTQPLVSLVGYARALEICATGRSVHAAEAERTGLANLVVPAAELDAAVQDLAAALLAAPRDAVVETKALLREAGGRTFEEQRVAERAAQGRRLRDLAGLGE, from the coding sequence ATGACAGCCCGTAAGACCCTGCTCGACCAGGACGGCGTACAGCTCACCGTGGAGGAGGCGGTAGCCACCGTCACCCTCACCAACCCCGCCAAGCGCAACGCTCAGTCGCCCGCGCTCTGGCGGGCGCTGGCCGAGGCCGGACGGCTGCTGCCGGGCAGCGTGCGGGTCGTGCTGCTCCGCGGGGAGGGCAAGTCCTTCTCCGCCGGGCTCGACCGGCAGGCGTTCACCCCCGAGGGCTTCGAGGGCGAGCCGTCCTTCCTCGACCTGGCACGTGGCACGGACGAGGCCCTCGACGCCGAGATCGCCACGTACCAGGAGGCATTCACCTGGTGGCGGCGGAACGACATCATCTCCATCGCCGCCGTACAGGGCCATGCGATAGGCGCCGGCTTCCAGCTGGCCCTCGCCTGCGACCTGCGCGTCTGCGCGGAGGACGCCCAGTTCGCCATGCGCGAGACCAGCCTGGGCCTGGTCCCCGACCTCACCGGCACCCAGCCGCTGGTGTCGCTGGTCGGCTATGCGCGCGCCCTGGAGATCTGCGCCACCGGCCGTTCCGTCCACGCGGCGGAGGCCGAGCGCACGGGCCTCGCCAATCTCGTCGTGCCGGCCGCGGAGCTCGACGCCGCCGTCCAGGACCTGGCCGCGGCGCTGCTCGCCGCGCCGCGCGACGCCGTCGTCGAGACCAAGGCCCTGCTGCGCGAGGCGGGCGGCCGGACGTTCGAGGAGCAGCGCGTCGCCGAGCGCGCCGCGCAGGGCCGCCGGCTGCGCGACCTGGCGGGTCTGGGCGAGTGA
- a CDS encoding nucleopolyhedrovirus P10 family protein produces the protein MVADRWTRAVRAQLGLGRLLPLGGPADGAWIAESAAAGALRRAGGAAVPGLRLGRLRLALDDPVTAARPAVPVPPSGLPPGPLRVTAEFAATAGEPLPAVAERLRSALWSAAERELGLVVGAVDLRVTALLEEVTSEPEEPGEAAGAADTPEAAEAGRGADRSGRQPAPSDTASRAALGVPGVARLHPVLGAPPPSPPGDIRHVQIQIAVTAGHRPLDVARAVRAAVTAAEQGPVTVSVLVTAVIPPRRGTARTPG, from the coding sequence GTGGTCGCGGACCGGTGGACACGGGCGGTACGGGCGCAGCTCGGGCTCGGCAGGCTGCTGCCGCTCGGCGGCCCGGCGGACGGCGCCTGGATCGCGGAGTCCGCCGCGGCCGGCGCGCTGCGGCGCGCGGGCGGCGCCGCCGTGCCCGGGCTCCGCCTGGGCCGGCTGCGGCTCGCCCTCGACGACCCGGTCACCGCCGCCCGCCCGGCGGTGCCGGTTCCACCGAGCGGGTTGCCCCCGGGCCCGCTGCGGGTGACGGCCGAGTTCGCGGCCACGGCCGGCGAGCCGCTGCCCGCCGTGGCGGAGCGGCTGCGCTCCGCCCTGTGGTCGGCGGCCGAGCGGGAGCTGGGGCTGGTGGTCGGCGCCGTGGACCTGCGGGTGACGGCACTGCTGGAGGAGGTCACGAGCGAGCCCGAAGAGCCCGGCGAGGCTGCCGGGGCGGCCGATACCCCTGAGGCGGCTGAAGCCGGCAGGGGCGCGGACCGGAGCGGCCGGCAGCCCGCCCCCTCCGACACAGCCTCCCGCGCCGCCCTCGGCGTCCCCGGCGTCGCCCGCCTCCACCCCGTCCTCGGCGCCCCGCCCCCGTCACCCCCCGGCGATATCCGTCATGTACAGATCCAGATCGCGGTCACGGCGGGCCACCGGCCGCTGGACGTGGCCCGCGCCGTACGGGCGGCCGTGACCGCCGCCGAACAGGGCCCCGTCACCGTGTCCGTGCTGGTCACCGCGGTCATCCCGCCCCGGCGGGGGACCGCCCGGACCCCTGGATAG